A genomic window from Streptomyces sp. NBC_01429 includes:
- a CDS encoding M56 family metallopeptidase, which yields MGVFVFLPLILPLTALPIARLAEQHLHPRSAALLLTFVTVVLATCSTFCLGLLMVVGTAQLPGNPLPDSWSDPEVRDAVPYDEVAGKTAILALTAVVVGCGLTVRRHVRFRSRAHGALAGLPPSELAVLDDELPYAYALPGSPGRVVVSTGMLSCLNEGERAALLAHERAHLTGRHHRLLLAVRLAGCANPFLRPLRAAVTFSTERWADEAAAQATGDRRTTARAVGKAALFSGPGTPPGLAAFASAGPVPRRVAALLGPVPPRRNWPPALTRAGIAAYFAAAGTAASTVSALNAASALFLVLEAATPL from the coding sequence GTGGGCGTCTTCGTCTTCCTGCCGCTGATCCTCCCGCTCACCGCGCTGCCGATCGCCCGCCTCGCCGAACAGCACCTCCATCCGCGCAGCGCCGCGCTGTTGCTGACCTTCGTCACCGTGGTGCTGGCCACGTGCAGCACGTTCTGTCTCGGCCTGCTCATGGTGGTCGGCACCGCGCAACTGCCGGGCAATCCGCTGCCGGACAGCTGGTCCGACCCGGAGGTGCGGGACGCCGTGCCGTACGACGAGGTGGCGGGCAAGACCGCCATCCTGGCGCTGACCGCCGTCGTCGTGGGGTGCGGGCTCACCGTGCGGCGGCATGTCCGCTTCCGGTCCCGCGCCCATGGCGCGCTGGCCGGGCTGCCGCCCTCCGAACTGGCCGTCCTGGACGACGAACTGCCGTACGCCTACGCGCTGCCCGGCTCCCCGGGCCGCGTCGTGGTCTCGACGGGCATGCTGTCCTGTCTGAACGAGGGGGAACGCGCGGCGCTGCTCGCCCACGAGCGCGCGCATCTGACGGGCCGCCACCACCGGCTGCTGCTCGCGGTCCGGCTGGCGGGGTGCGCGAATCCGTTTCTGCGTCCACTGCGGGCCGCGGTGACGTTCAGCACCGAGCGGTGGGCCGACGAAGCGGCGGCGCAGGCCACCGGCGACCGGCGGACCACGGCGCGCGCGGTGGGCAAGGCCGCCCTGTTCTCGGGTCCGGGCACGCCTCCGGGGCTGGCCGCGTTCGCCTCGGCGGGGCCGGTGCCGCGCCGGGTGGCCGCGCTGCTCGGGCCGGTGCCGCCGCGCAGGAACTGGCCGCCCGCGCTGACCAGGGCCGGGATCGCGGCGTACTTCGCCGCCGCCGGTACGGCCGCGTCCACCGTGTCCGCGCTGAACGCGGCCTCCGCGCTGTTTCTGGTGCTCGAAGCCGCGACGCCGCTGTGA
- a CDS encoding tellurite resistance TerB family protein, whose translation MALWDRIKDSASSMQTQLNAKKNDLKSGAFRDASMAMCALVAAADGSIDASERQRVAALIMTNDVLQNFPAEDLQTRFNDYCQKLTADFDFGKVAILQTIGKVAKKPTEARAVIQIGIVIGGADGDFDASERAVVREACFAVGIAPSEFDL comes from the coding sequence GTGGCCCTGTGGGACCGCATCAAGGATTCGGCCTCGTCGATGCAGACGCAGCTGAACGCGAAGAAGAACGACCTCAAGAGCGGCGCGTTCCGTGACGCGAGCATGGCCATGTGCGCCCTGGTCGCCGCCGCCGACGGGTCCATCGACGCGTCGGAGCGGCAGCGCGTCGCCGCGCTGATCATGACCAACGATGTGCTCCAGAACTTCCCCGCCGAGGATCTCCAGACGCGGTTCAACGACTACTGCCAGAAGCTGACGGCCGACTTCGACTTCGGCAAGGTCGCCATCCTCCAGACCATCGGCAAGGTCGCGAAGAAGCCCACCGAGGCCCGCGCGGTCATCCAGATCGGCATCGTCATCGGCGGCGCCGACGGCGACTTCGACGCGAGCGAGCGCGCGGTCGTGCGCGAGGCGTGCTTCGCGGTCGGTATCGCGCCGAGCGAGTTCGACCTCTGA
- a CDS encoding TerD family protein codes for MGVSLAKGGNVSLSKEAPGLTAVLVALGWDVRTTTGADHDLDASALLCDGSGKVASDQHFVFYNNLRSPDGSVEHTGDNLTGEGEGDDEIVKVDLSAVPAEISKIVFPVSIHDAESRGQSFGQVRNAYIRVVNQSGGAELARYDLSEDASTETAMVFGELYRNGAEWKFRAIGQGYASGLAGIASDYGVNV; via the coding sequence ATGGGTGTGAGCCTCGCCAAGGGCGGCAACGTCTCGCTGAGCAAGGAGGCTCCCGGTCTGACCGCCGTACTGGTGGCTCTCGGCTGGGACGTGCGGACCACCACCGGGGCCGACCACGACCTGGATGCCAGCGCCCTGCTGTGCGACGGCTCCGGCAAGGTCGCCTCGGACCAGCACTTCGTCTTCTACAACAACCTCCGGAGCCCGGACGGTTCGGTCGAGCACACCGGCGACAACCTGACCGGCGAGGGCGAGGGCGACGACGAGATCGTCAAGGTCGACCTGTCCGCCGTCCCCGCCGAGATCTCCAAGATCGTCTTCCCGGTGTCGATCCACGACGCCGAGTCGCGCGGCCAGAGCTTCGGCCAGGTCCGCAACGCCTATATCCGCGTGGTCAACCAGTCGGGCGGCGCCGAGCTGGCCCGTTACGACCTGAGCGAGGACGCCTCCACCGAGACCGCGATGGTCTTCGGCGAGCTGTACCGCAACGGGGCGGAGTGGAAGTTCCGCGCCATCGGCCAGGGGTACGCCTCCGGTCTCGCCGGCATCGCGTCCGACTACGGCGTCAACGTCTGA
- a CDS encoding GNAT family N-acetyltransferase, translating into MLIREATPGDWPAIWPFFHRIVADGETFTYPADLTETEGRDLWTQAAPNRTVVAVDDAGTVVGTGKMNTNHLGNGSHIAGASYMVDPAHAGRGVGRALCAYSIEWARAAGFRAMQFNAVVETNTHALKLYESLGFEVIGTLPEGFRHPTEGYVGLRILHLRL; encoded by the coding sequence ATGCTGATCAGGGAAGCCACCCCCGGGGACTGGCCCGCCATCTGGCCCTTCTTCCACCGGATCGTCGCCGACGGCGAGACCTTCACCTATCCGGCCGACTTGACGGAGACGGAGGGCCGCGACCTGTGGACCCAGGCCGCGCCGAACCGCACCGTCGTCGCGGTCGACGACGCAGGAACGGTCGTGGGCACCGGCAAGATGAACACCAATCACCTGGGCAACGGCTCGCACATAGCGGGCGCCAGCTACATGGTCGACCCGGCGCACGCGGGACGCGGTGTGGGCAGGGCCCTGTGCGCGTACTCCATCGAGTGGGCCCGTGCGGCCGGATTCCGCGCCATGCAGTTCAACGCCGTCGTGGAGACCAACACCCACGCGCTGAAGCTGTACGAGTCGCTCGGCTTCGAGGTGATCGGCACACTGCCGGAGGGTTTCCGGCATCCGACGGAGGGCTACGTGGGGCTGCGCATCCTGCATCTCAGGCTCTGA
- a CDS encoding VOC family protein produces the protein MFGTTKAFSGFAVDDIEKARRFYGETLGLEVSEEYGLLRLHLGSGAVVLVYPKPGHSPASFTVLNFPVDDIEAAVEELGGKGVRFERYPGMEADEKGIFRGGGPYIAWFTDPAGNVLSVLQDR, from the coding sequence ATGTTCGGCACGACCAAGGCATTCAGCGGATTCGCCGTGGACGACATCGAGAAGGCCCGGCGGTTCTACGGCGAGACGCTCGGGCTGGAGGTGTCCGAGGAGTACGGGCTGCTGCGCCTGCACCTCGGCAGCGGCGCCGTCGTGCTCGTCTACCCCAAGCCCGGTCACTCCCCGGCGTCGTTCACCGTCCTCAACTTCCCGGTGGACGACATCGAGGCGGCGGTGGAGGAGCTGGGCGGCAAGGGGGTGCGCTTCGAGCGCTACCCCGGCATGGAAGCGGACGAGAAGGGGATCTTCCGGGGCGGCGGCCCGTACATCGCCTGGTTCACCGACCCGGCGGGGAATGTGCTGTCCGTGCTCCAGGACCGGTGA
- a CDS encoding PRC-barrel domain-containing protein, whose amino-acid sequence MFEAEDIREWRGHDVVDSEKKKIGSLEAVYVDTATDTPSFATVTIGLPTQRRLVFVPLTDATVGPGYLKVVWDKKLAKEAPSIDLDGELLATDEPAVFAHYGLPYATGANGERRLGRR is encoded by the coding sequence ATGTTCGAGGCCGAAGACATCCGGGAGTGGCGGGGCCACGATGTGGTCGACTCCGAGAAGAAGAAGATCGGCTCGCTGGAAGCCGTGTACGTCGACACGGCGACGGACACCCCCTCGTTCGCGACGGTCACCATCGGTCTGCCCACCCAGCGGCGCCTGGTCTTCGTCCCGCTGACCGACGCCACCGTGGGACCGGGGTACCTGAAGGTCGTCTGGGACAAGAAACTGGCCAAGGAGGCGCCGTCGATCGACCTCGACGGCGAGCTTCTCGCGACGGACGAGCCGGCGGTCTTCGCGCACTACGGACTGCCCTATGCCACGGGCGCGAACGGCGAACGGCGGCTCGGCCGCCGCTGA
- a CDS encoding PIG-L deacetylase family protein — protein sequence MTTPPPAPAATVIISPHFDDAALSLAGLIPALDSPVTVVTVHGGAPAPGHEVSWWDRTCGFSSAGEAHLARLAEDARACAVLGVERVVLAHPDGPYGYGSDGAPDEIDAFLADLDPAARVLIPLATNQPDHAKVRDRALAVLEKLGRPLPLVYADLPYTGHLPEWGTAGTDAALLENKDFGVAYREIAGRFRTRIAHDAVLTDRQWAAKRAAVLCYASQLAPLAVDHGSLLARGGPLRAERVWELTGPA from the coding sequence ATGACCACGCCACCCCCCGCACCGGCAGCGACCGTGATCATCTCCCCGCACTTCGACGACGCCGCGCTCTCGCTGGCGGGACTGATCCCGGCGCTGGACTCCCCGGTCACCGTGGTGACCGTCCACGGCGGCGCGCCCGCTCCGGGACACGAGGTCTCCTGGTGGGACCGCACCTGCGGGTTCTCCTCCGCCGGGGAGGCGCACCTCGCCCGCCTCGCCGAGGACGCGCGGGCCTGTGCGGTGCTCGGTGTGGAGCGGGTCGTCCTGGCCCATCCCGACGGCCCCTACGGGTACGGGAGCGACGGCGCGCCGGACGAGATCGACGCCTTTCTGGCGGACCTCGATCCGGCCGCCCGTGTGCTGATCCCGCTGGCCACCAACCAGCCCGACCACGCGAAGGTCCGCGACCGCGCGCTGGCCGTCCTGGAGAAGCTCGGCAGGCCGCTGCCCCTCGTCTACGCCGATCTGCCCTACACGGGCCATCTGCCGGAGTGGGGCACGGCCGGGACGGACGCCGCCCTGCTGGAGAACAAGGACTTCGGGGTGGCGTACCGGGAGATCGCGGGCCGCTTCCGTACCCGTATCGCCCACGACGCGGTCCTCACGGACCGCCAGTGGGCGGCCAAGCGCGCGGCGGTGCTCTGTTACGCCTCGCAGCTCGCGCCGCTCGCCGTCGACCACGGGAGCCTGCTGGCGCGCGGGGGGCCGCTGCGCGCCGAGCGGGTCTGGGAGCTGACGGGGCCCGCGTGA
- a CDS encoding BlaI/MecI/CopY family transcriptional regulator: protein MGDRSAERRPAGELEAGVLAALWAAAEPLTPAQVQRVLGVSLARTTVTTILSRLYEKGSVSRVRAGRGYAYTPTEDAPGLTARRMHTELAKDEDRGAVLARFVSQLNNEDEALLRSLLDGGEAR from the coding sequence ATGGGCGACCGGAGCGCGGAGCGGCGGCCGGCGGGGGAGCTGGAGGCCGGTGTGCTGGCGGCCCTGTGGGCGGCGGCCGAGCCGCTCACCCCGGCCCAGGTGCAGCGGGTGCTCGGTGTGTCGCTCGCCCGCACCACGGTCACCACCATCCTGTCGCGGCTGTACGAGAAGGGCAGCGTCAGCCGGGTGCGGGCGGGCCGCGGCTACGCGTACACACCGACCGAGGACGCCCCGGGGCTCACCGCCCGCCGGATGCACACGGAGCTGGCGAAGGACGAGGACCGGGGCGCGGTCCTGGCCCGGTTCGTCTCCCAGCTCAACAACGAGGACGAGGCGCTGCTGCGCTCCCTGCTGGACGGCGGGGAGGCCCGATGA
- a CDS encoding DUF1796 family putative cysteine peptidase, protein MYDSCVGLGYHCESTHQIRRITGNDRAHFFDWLDLEFESVVETIAGDFAHVLRPGMVEPFGDGHCALDRGSDIRFFHDFRPSSGATLTAPDIERQLAGVRAKFQALADRWRTLAGSSARVLYVHHDAFDELAAADLRRLRLTLATAHPGHRFDLLWLRRTPPSDAAGLGPGIRWGTVAALPGRWQGDDAAWDAAFQGVRFAGPRPRTTANDRSDSV, encoded by the coding sequence ATGTACGACAGCTGTGTCGGGCTGGGCTACCACTGCGAGTCCACCCACCAGATCCGGCGGATCACCGGCAACGACCGCGCGCACTTCTTCGACTGGCTCGATCTCGAATTCGAGTCCGTCGTGGAGACGATCGCCGGGGACTTCGCGCACGTCCTGCGGCCCGGGATGGTCGAGCCCTTCGGCGACGGCCACTGCGCGCTGGACCGGGGCAGCGACATCCGCTTCTTCCACGACTTCCGGCCCTCCTCCGGCGCCACGCTCACCGCACCGGACATCGAGCGTCAACTCGCCGGTGTCCGAGCCAAGTTCCAGGCACTGGCCGATCGCTGGCGCACCCTCGCCGGATCGTCCGCGCGGGTGCTGTACGTCCACCACGACGCCTTCGACGAGCTGGCCGCCGCCGATCTGCGCCGACTGCGGCTGACCCTCGCGACGGCGCATCCCGGCCACCGGTTCGATCTGCTCTGGCTGCGCCGCACCCCGCCGTCGGACGCCGCCGGGCTGGGGCCCGGGATCCGCTGGGGCACCGTGGCGGCTCTCCCGGGCCGGTGGCAGGGCGACGACGCCGCGTGGGACGCCGCGTTCCAAGGGGTGCGGTTCGCCGGCCCCCGTCCCCGTACGACCGCGAACGACAGGAGCGACTCCGTATGA
- a CDS encoding TerD family protein: MSVNLAKGQQISLTKSGGGELTVVRMGLGWQAARKGFFARMTAREIDLDASALLFAGKEAVDVVFFQHLTSDDGSVQHTGDNRVGGAGQGGDDESIVVDLQRVPVHVDQIVFTVNSFTGQTFEEVQNAFCRLVDETTGQELARYTLDGGGRYTAQIMAKVYRSGGGWQMSAIGSPAEGRTFQDLMPAVTPHL; encoded by the coding sequence ATGAGCGTCAATCTTGCCAAGGGCCAGCAGATCAGCCTGACCAAGTCCGGCGGGGGTGAACTCACCGTCGTCCGCATGGGTCTGGGCTGGCAGGCCGCGCGCAAGGGGTTCTTCGCCCGTATGACCGCCCGTGAGATCGACCTGGACGCCTCGGCGCTGCTCTTCGCCGGCAAGGAAGCCGTCGATGTCGTCTTCTTCCAGCACCTGACCAGCGACGACGGTTCGGTGCAGCACACCGGTGACAACCGGGTCGGCGGCGCGGGCCAGGGCGGTGACGACGAGTCGATCGTCGTGGACCTCCAGCGTGTGCCCGTCCACGTCGACCAGATCGTCTTCACGGTGAACTCGTTCACGGGCCAGACCTTCGAAGAGGTGCAGAACGCCTTCTGCCGTCTGGTCGACGAGACCACCGGCCAGGAGCTGGCCCGCTACACGCTCGACGGCGGTGGCCGCTACACGGCGCAGATCATGGCCAAGGTCTACCGGTCGGGCGGTGGCTGGCAGATGTCCGCCATCGGCAGCCCCGCCGAGGGACGCACCTTCCAGGACCTGATGCCCGCGGTCACCCCGCACCTCTGA
- a CDS encoding DedA family protein — protein sequence MAVSALAAMPQAVNPLDAGSLLAAFGALGIAVVLFAETGLLIGFFLPGDSLLFTAGLLCVPGIGGAVHLSLPQVLLAAVAGALLGAQTGFWIGRRGGRALLARGRARKLREGAARAEELLERYGHAKAIVLARFVPVVRTVLNPLAGALNVPARVFTLWQVLGGALWTVGLVLAGYALGSSVPNVDRYLLPVVALVVAVSLLPLALELLRSRRAARGSTR from the coding sequence ATGGCCGTATCCGCGCTGGCGGCGATGCCGCAGGCCGTGAATCCCCTCGACGCGGGCTCGCTGCTCGCCGCCTTCGGTGCCCTCGGCATCGCCGTCGTCCTCTTCGCCGAGACCGGCCTGCTGATCGGCTTCTTCCTCCCCGGTGACTCGCTGCTGTTCACCGCCGGGCTCCTCTGCGTCCCCGGCATCGGCGGCGCGGTGCACCTCTCGCTGCCGCAGGTGCTTCTCGCGGCGGTGGCCGGCGCCCTGCTGGGGGCGCAGACCGGCTTCTGGATCGGGCGGCGCGGCGGCCGGGCGCTGCTGGCGCGCGGCCGGGCCCGCAAACTGCGCGAGGGCGCGGCGCGCGCCGAGGAACTCCTCGAACGGTACGGCCATGCCAAGGCCATCGTGCTGGCGCGCTTCGTCCCCGTCGTGCGCACCGTGCTCAACCCGCTGGCCGGGGCCCTGAACGTACCGGCGCGTGTCTTCACCCTCTGGCAGGTTCTCGGCGGCGCGCTCTGGACGGTCGGGCTCGTGCTCGCGGGCTACGCGCTGGGGTCGTCCGTGCCGAACGTCGACCGCTATCTGCTGCCCGTCGTCGCGCTCGTGGTGGCCGTGTCGCTGCTCCCCCTCGCTCTCGAACTGCTGCGCTCGCGGCGCGCCGCCCGGGGGAGCACCCGATGA
- a CDS encoding YhjD/YihY/BrkB family envelope integrity protein, translating to MTRKRFGTPGTGQRLRSLFHQALAAPAVLTWNRGRDMELMHRAMSFAALGFLTLVPLLILVAAADPASGHGFARWLGQGLGVSGASQEEIQQLFGRPGQALQRTTALGLAALAAFGLTFGGAVQTGYERVWELPTARWHTMWRHVLWLAVLVVFLLIFVNTPVTSDSPVALVLATVGDLVGTFLFFWWSQHLLLAGRVRWRPLLPGAVAIALGLLGLRFFSRVVFSPLIASNAVTYGPFGTVLVLQSWLVGVGFVVYGGALVGRLYHDHRTRLRLGRRLVEGDGAQGARGDAGGR from the coding sequence ATGACCCGAAAGCGTTTCGGTACGCCGGGGACCGGGCAGCGGCTGCGGAGCCTGTTCCACCAGGCCCTGGCCGCGCCCGCCGTGCTCACCTGGAACCGCGGGCGCGACATGGAGCTGATGCACCGGGCCATGAGCTTCGCCGCGCTCGGTTTTCTGACGCTGGTGCCCCTGCTGATCCTCGTCGCGGCGGCGGACCCCGCGAGCGGCCACGGCTTCGCCCGCTGGCTGGGGCAGGGGCTGGGGGTGTCCGGGGCGTCGCAGGAGGAGATCCAGCAGCTGTTCGGCAGACCGGGGCAGGCGTTGCAGCGGACCACGGCGCTGGGTCTCGCCGCGCTCGCCGCGTTCGGTCTGACGTTCGGGGGCGCGGTGCAGACGGGTTACGAGCGGGTCTGGGAGCTGCCGACGGCCCGCTGGCACACCATGTGGCGCCATGTGCTGTGGCTCGCGGTCCTCGTCGTCTTCCTGCTCATCTTCGTCAACACGCCGGTCACGTCCGACTCCCCGGTCGCGCTGGTGCTCGCCACGGTGGGCGATCTGGTCGGGACGTTCCTCTTCTTCTGGTGGTCCCAGCACCTGCTGCTCGCGGGCCGGGTCCGCTGGCGGCCCCTGCTGCCGGGGGCGGTGGCGATCGCGCTGGGCCTGCTCGGCCTGCGGTTCTTCTCCCGGGTCGTCTTCTCCCCGCTGATCGCCTCCAACGCCGTCACCTACGGGCCCTTCGGGACGGTGCTGGTGCTCCAGTCCTGGCTCGTCGGCGTGGGCTTCGTCGTGTACGGCGGGGCGCTGGTGGGGCGTCTGTACCACGACCACCGCACCCGGCTGCGCCTGGGGCGGCGGCTCGTCGAGGGGGACGGCGCCCAGGGGGCGCGGGGGGACGCGGGGGGCCGCTGA
- a CDS encoding phosphatase PAP2 family protein, whose amino-acid sequence MTASGAAAFVGDDHWFDDGLYTSVTELAHRSPGPLDTAISLWSAYGLALFGALLLAVWWRARRPASGARDAAGPARAMLALAAPVVVLAAFVVNSALKSLLREQRPCRTLHVVTVEACPALGDWSLPSNHAVIAAAAATVLFFTDRRLAALAVPAALLMAASRVWVGAHYPHDVALGLAVGVLVSWPLMTAARRTAPLAGRLRETRLRPLVARR is encoded by the coding sequence ATGACGGCGAGCGGCGCGGCCGCGTTCGTCGGCGACGACCACTGGTTCGACGACGGCCTGTACACCTCGGTCACGGAGCTGGCGCACCGCTCCCCCGGCCCGCTGGACACCGCGATCTCCCTCTGGTCGGCCTACGGGCTCGCGCTGTTCGGTGCGCTGCTGCTGGCCGTGTGGTGGCGCGCCCGGCGCCCGGCGTCGGGAGCGCGGGACGCCGCGGGTCCGGCGCGGGCGATGCTGGCGCTGGCGGCGCCCGTGGTGGTGCTCGCCGCCTTCGTCGTCAACAGCGCGCTCAAGTCACTGCTGCGGGAGCAGCGCCCCTGCCGGACGCTGCACGTGGTCACCGTGGAGGCGTGTCCCGCGCTCGGCGACTGGTCGCTGCCGAGCAACCACGCCGTCATCGCGGCGGCCGCGGCGACGGTCCTGTTCTTCACCGACCGCAGGCTCGCGGCACTCGCCGTACCCGCCGCGCTGCTGATGGCGGCGTCGCGCGTGTGGGTGGGGGCGCACTATCCGCACGACGTGGCCCTGGGGCTGGCGGTGGGGGTTCTGGTGTCCTGGCCGCTGATGACCGCCGCCCGCCGCACCGCGCCGCTGGCGGGGCGGCTGCGGGAGACCCGGCTGCGGCCCCTGGTCGCCAGACGGTGA
- a CDS encoding nuclear transport factor 2 family protein, with amino-acid sequence MTDDQPADATAHDPWNTAGNGIDPVERLLAERACERLIIEFVRRLDLGEPGTVAELFTPDGVWEWPYDDRRVTGRDALRDYFGSRPADRLSRRMCTNILVTLDSPTTASATTYFATYRVDGYQGGMVPTRLPANIGHYEDTFRKEGGRWLLATRTTFLPFGGGTERLAAPSS; translated from the coding sequence ATGACAGACGATCAGCCGGCGGACGCGACGGCGCACGACCCGTGGAATACGGCGGGGAACGGGATCGACCCGGTGGAACGGCTGCTGGCCGAGCGGGCCTGCGAGCGTCTGATCATCGAGTTCGTCCGCAGGCTCGATCTCGGCGAACCCGGCACCGTGGCGGAGCTGTTCACGCCCGACGGTGTCTGGGAATGGCCGTACGACGACCGCCGGGTGACCGGCAGGGACGCGCTGCGCGACTACTTCGGCTCCCGGCCCGCGGACCGGCTGTCGCGCCGGATGTGTACGAACATCCTGGTCACCCTGGATTCCCCGACCACGGCCTCGGCCACCACGTACTTCGCCACGTACCGGGTGGACGGTTACCAGGGCGGCATGGTGCCGACCCGGCTGCCGGCCAATATCGGCCACTACGAGGACACCTTCCGCAAGGAGGGCGGCCGCTGGCTCCTCGCCACCCGGACGACGTTCCTGCCGTTCGGAGGGGGCACGGAGCGGCTCGCCGCGCCCTCCTCCTGA
- a CDS encoding DMT family transporter, with protein sequence MSSLAASSVSLPAPRRAWATDLPVLLVAVVWGASYLTAKGITTGTTVLAVLVLRFAVVLPVLVVAGWRGLRALSAAQWRGAGALGLVLSGIFLLETYGVVHTSATNAGLIISLTMIFTPLAEAAVTRVRPPASFVAAAGLSVAGVVLLTQSGGFTTPSVGDLLMLLAALARTAHVLAMSRSRAVRGADSLSLTTVQLGGAVAVFAVLAALPGSGPAPWTVAAGFGAREWAALLFLSVFCTLAAFAVQMWAVRRTSPSRVSLLLGTEPLWAAAVGITLGGERLGAAGLLGAVLVLAGTSWGRRAAGR encoded by the coding sequence ATGTCGTCGCTCGCCGCCTCCTCCGTGTCCCTGCCCGCGCCGCGCCGGGCCTGGGCGACCGATCTGCCGGTCCTGCTGGTCGCCGTGGTGTGGGGCGCCAGCTATCTGACCGCGAAGGGCATCACCACGGGCACGACGGTGCTCGCCGTGCTCGTGCTGCGCTTCGCGGTGGTGCTGCCCGTGCTGGTGGTCGCCGGGTGGCGCGGGCTGCGGGCGCTCAGCGCGGCGCAGTGGCGGGGCGCCGGGGCGCTCGGGCTGGTGCTGAGCGGGATCTTCCTGCTGGAGACGTACGGTGTCGTGCACACATCGGCGACCAATGCCGGGCTGATCATCAGCCTCACCATGATCTTCACCCCGCTCGCCGAGGCCGCCGTCACCCGGGTCAGGCCGCCCGCCTCGTTCGTCGCCGCGGCCGGGCTGTCGGTCGCGGGCGTGGTGCTGCTGACCCAGAGCGGCGGATTCACCACGCCGTCGGTGGGCGATCTGCTGATGCTGCTGGCCGCGCTGGCCCGTACCGCGCATGTGCTGGCCATGTCCCGGAGCCGGGCCGTGCGGGGCGCGGACTCGCTGTCGCTGACGACCGTGCAGCTCGGCGGCGCCGTCGCGGTGTTCGCGGTGCTGGCCGCGCTGCCCGGCAGCGGACCGGCGCCGTGGACGGTGGCCGCCGGGTTCGGGGCCCGGGAGTGGGCGGCGCTGCTCTTCCTGTCGGTGTTCTGCACGCTGGCCGCGTTCGCTGTCCAGATGTGGGCGGTCCGCCGCACCTCGCCGTCGCGGGTCAGTCTGCTGCTCGGTACGGAACCGCTGTGGGCGGCCGCGGTCGGGATCACGCTCGGCGGCGAGCGGCTGGGCGCGGCCGGGCTGCTCGGCGCCGTACTGGTCCTGGCGGGCACGTCCTGGGGCCGGCGCGCCGCCGGCCGCTGA
- a CDS encoding BlaI/MecI/CopY family transcriptional regulator gives MVGNRDDGDRTSPARRRGQGQLEAQVLAVLGSATAPVAATWVQERLDGELAYTTVITILTRLLDKQAVTRSRSGRSFLWTPVADEAGLTALRMRRLLDERDDRDAVLSSFVSALSPHDEQVLRSLLKEAGTGPGPLSGHGPGAGSGRHAGARPGCTAANEAEG, from the coding sequence GTGGTCGGGAACAGAGACGACGGGGACCGGACGTCCCCTGCCCGCAGACGCGGCCAGGGGCAACTGGAGGCCCAGGTGCTGGCGGTCCTGGGGTCGGCGACCGCTCCCGTGGCCGCGACCTGGGTGCAGGAACGGCTGGACGGGGAGCTGGCGTACACCACCGTCATCACCATCCTCACGCGTCTTCTCGACAAGCAGGCCGTGACCCGCAGCCGGTCGGGCCGCTCCTTCCTGTGGACCCCGGTCGCGGACGAGGCCGGGCTGACCGCGCTGCGGATGCGCCGGCTGCTCGACGAGCGGGACGACCGGGACGCGGTGCTCTCCAGCTTCGTGTCGGCGCTCTCGCCCCACGACGAGCAGGTGCTGCGCTCACTGCTCAAGGAGGCCGGTACCGGCCCGGGTCCGCTCTCCGGTCACGGCCCGGGCGCCGGTTCCGGCCGGCACGCCGGCGCGCGCCCCGGGTGTACGGCCGCGAACGAAGCGGAAGGTTGA